In Myxocyprinus asiaticus isolate MX2 ecotype Aquarium Trade chromosome 32, UBuf_Myxa_2, whole genome shotgun sequence, one genomic interval encodes:
- the LOC127423666 gene encoding myocardin-related transcription factor A-like isoform X2, protein MVSAVGNGSVPSPQSEAVTSEMQELSLQSLPSLLPLKERKNVLQLKLQQRRTREELVSQGIMPPLKSPAAFHEQRRSLERARTEDYLKRKIRSRPERSELVRMHILEETSAEPSLQAKQMKLKRARLADDLNDKISHRPGPIELIHKNILPVHTLIVTESPKGESSSLDEDSSDALSPDPQGSQDSPLGLAPQHSPSDLLNMNGQASPTQFLSQAPPPLLRASDSSPPQNLANETTMANSSRPPTGQTKQSKSSTDRTSQRLKKPKDNKPKVKKLKYHQYIPPDQKNDREPPPQLDSSYAKILHQQQLFLQLQIINQQQQHYNYHTILPAPPKLPTEKQQPSTNSGPSPSQTTSTCSTASSNKNGPTRQSQPTVGGAKPNTLPANLEEFKVAELKHELKLRGLTVSGTKNDLIERLKNYQEQNCGSSASGAGAVKTVSAQSSGAVPHQRKDVTVKMSAFPMAASTRVHTTTPPQIMRFSSTSSSPPVSPTPSDRSVAGLSPDETSCNGDVYGEMVSSPLTQLTLHPSPDHPSSIKEEPLGQMQASCSFSRPGPLSAAQPQVPGLVTTAGSAVPPLNKDQMLQEKDKQIEELTRMLRQKQRLVETLRSQLEQGKHGAATDGMDNTTTSDIPSLPNGVEVRVKEEIKEEMDTSEYLQKQVQPLKKMQTPCSQQTLLRLQQIHRVQLQQQQQQLQHQQMLVDLPNIQQQKTQLLQQQNQQMQVDPTKLQQEQGKIQVLQKQQQKTQLLQQQQKTQLLQQQQKAQLLQQQQLQKNQLQQQQKTQLLQQEQLQKNQLQQQQKTQLLQQKTQLLLQQQQQQKLQQLIIQQSQQKQLQTNQKKQQKSQNQPQQQSQTQQISQVFVNQQSGTQITTSFPLDLLKAHATPTLVTDSNGNRYLIAITSNGVDSLSGKSPQNKSNGRITLQRLQSTPTKLPSQSSTEIAGSANQSQAVREPITKVQKSGLHLNTTTVQESSPPVSAPPSFEPFFCEESNPLSKPSSPPSFKEVVCPTFDRHTLFTPSSPKLNPHPPQHFKENLSNNQQIDDLFEILIKSGEISSGFKANQDPSLSDLHSSPPTSSPHSSLLHLSPPIHHIDPSPSQKLPDTQDSPCSETGRLEDFLESTTGTPLLGAEPDGPLTLIDDLHNQMLSTSSILDHPPSPMDTSDLSFSPHPTSLDFEDPTLDGMDWLDIPVGGLSNNCNGGGMVLAPLSSHTPPSVFSADFLDSSDLQLHWDSCL, encoded by the exons AGAAGGACACGAGAGGAGCTGGTCAGCCAAGGAATCATGCCCC CGCTAAAGAGTCCGGCTGCCTTTCACGAACAAAGGAGAAGTCTGGAGAGAGCGCGC ACGGAGGATTACCTGAAAAGGAAGATCAGGAGTCGGCCAGAGAGGTCTGAATTGGTGAGGATGCACATTTTAGAAG AGACTTCAGCCGAGCCCTCACTGCAGGCCAAGCAGATGAAGCTGAAGAGAGCTCGATTGGCTGATGACCTCAATGATAAGATCTCCCACCGTCCTGGACCCATCGAGCTTATCCACAAGAACATTCTGCCTGTGCACACGCTCATTG TTACAGAGTCTCCGAAGGGTGAGAGCTCCTCATTGGATGAGGACAGTAGTGATGCCCTGTCACCAGATCCACAGGGTAGTCAGGACTCTCCTTTGGGTCTTGCCCCGCAACACTCCCCTTCTGATTTGCTGAATATGAATGGACAAGCCTCGCCCACTCAG TTCCTCAGTCAGGCCCCACCTCCTCTGCTCCGTGCATCTGACAGCTCTCCGCCACAGAATCTAGCCAATGAAACCACTATGGCGAACTCTTCCCGTCCACCTACGGGACAGACAAAG CAGTCCAAATCCAGCACAGATCGGACTTCTCAGCGACTCAAGAAACCCAAAGATAACAAGCCCAAAGTGAAGAAACTTAAATATCACCAGTACATCCCCCCTGACCAGAAGAACGACCGTGAGCCCCCTCCCCAGCTGGACTCCTCGTACGCCAAGATCCTCCATCAGCAGCAGCTTTTCCTTCAGCTTCAGATCATCAACCAGCAACAGCAGCACTACAACTACCACACTATCCTACCTGCTCCTCCCAA ACTTCCTACTGAAAAGCAGCAACCATCCACCAATTCTGGCCCCTCCCCATCCCAGACAACTTCCACCTGCTCTACAGCTTCCTCCAATAAGAATGGGCCTACTCGTCAGAGCCAGCCTACAGTGGGAGGAGCTAAGCCCAACACTTTGCCTGCAAACCTGGAGGAATTCAAA GTTGCTGAGCTTAAACATGAGCTCAAACTGAGGGGTCTGACAGTATCAGGCACTAAGAACGATCTCATCGAACGACTGAAAAACTACCAGGAACAAAACTGTGGTTCCTCAGCATCAGGAGCTGGAGCTGTGAAAACTGTGTCTGCTCAGTCATCTGGTGCTGTCCCACATCAAAGGAAAGACGTGACTGTTAAAATGTCCGCCTTTCCCATGGCAGCTTCCACCAGGGTCCACACCACAACTCCACCTCAAATCATGCGGTTTAGCAGTACTAGCTCCTCTCCTCCTGTATCTCCTACCCCCTCTGACCGTTCTGTGGCTGGATTGAGTCCAGATGAGACCAGCTGCAATGGGGATGTGTATGGAGAAATG GTTAGCTCACCTCTGACCCAGCTTACCCTGCACCCCTCTCCAGATCATCCCTCCTCAATTAAAGAGGAGCCTCTTGGGCAGATGCAGGCCTCTTGTAGCTTTTCTCGCCCAGGTCCACTGTCAGCTGCGCAGCCTCAAGTTCCAGGTCTGGTGACAACAGCAGGATCAGCAGTGCCTCCTCTGAACAAAGACCAAATGCTTCAGGAGAAAGACAAGCAGATAGAGGAGCTGACACGTATGCTCAGGCAGAAGCAGAGGCTGGTGGAGACTCTGCGCTCTCAGCTGGAGCAGGGTAAGCATGGAGCAGCCACAGATGGCATGGACAACACCACAACCTCTGATATACCATCCCTCCCCAATGGAGTGGAGGTGAGGGTAAAGGAAGAGATCAAGGAGGAAATGGATACATCAGAGTACTTGCAGAAGCAGGTCCAGCCTCTGAAAAAGATGCAGACACCGTGTTCACAGCAGACACTGCTCAGGCTGCAGCAGATTCACCGGGTACAgctgcagcagcaacagcaacaACTGCAGCATCAGCAAATGCTGGTGGACCTACCAAACATACAGCAACAGAAGACACAGTTACTGCAACAGCAAAATCAGCAAATGCAAGTGGACCCAACAAAACTCCAGCAAGAGCAAGGGAAGATACAGGTATTGCAAAAACAGCAGCAGAAGACACAGTTACTACAACAGCAGCAGAAAACACAGCTACTGCAACAGCAGCAGAAGGCACAGTTACTACAACAACAGCAGCTGCAGAAGAATCAGTTACAGCAGCAGCAGAAGACACAATTACTACAACAAGAGCAGCTGCAGAAGAATCAGTTACAGCAGCAGCAGAAGACACAGTTACTGCAACAGAAGACACAGTTGCTGCTgcaacagcagcaacaacaaaaGCTGCAGCAGCTCATCATCCAGCAGAGTCAGCAAAAGCAACTACAAACCAATCAGAAGAAGCAGCAGAAATCACAAAATCAGCCACAGCAGCAGTCACAGACACAGCAG ATTTCACAAGTGTTCGTCAACCAACAGTCTGGTACTCAAATTACCACATCTTTTCCACTGGATCTCCTGAAGGCTCACGCCACACCCACACTGGTCACCGATAGCAACGGCAACCGTTATCTGATTGCAATAACCAGTAACGGTGTGGATAGCCTGTCAGGAAAGTCTCCTCAGAACAAATCCAATGGACGCATTACTCTTCAG AGATTACAATCTACCCCTACCAAGCTCCCTAGCCAATCATCTACTGAAATCGCTGGTTCTGCCAACCAATCACAAGCTGTCAGAGAGCCCATCACCAAA GTGCAGAAATCAGGGCTCCACTTGAACACCACAACAGTTCAAGAGTCTAGCCCGCCAGTATCTGCCCCACCCAGCTTTGAGCCCTTCTTCTGTGAGGAATCTAACCCACTGAGCAAACCCTCCTCACCCCCTTCATTTAAG GAGGTGGTTTGCCCAACCTTTGATCGGCACACATTGTTCACCCCTTCCTCCCCAAAGCTGAACCCTCACCCCCCTCAACATTtcaaa GAAAATCTCTCTAACAACCAGCAAATAGATGACCTGTTTGAAATCCTAATCAAGAgtggag AAATTTCATCAGGATTCAAAGCTAATCAGGACCCCTCCCTGTCAGACCTCCATTCCAGCCCTCCCACCTCCTCCCCACATTCTTCTCTGCTGCACCTCTCACCACCCATACATCACATTGACCCTTCCCCTTCCCAGAAGCTCCCAGACACACAGGACAGTCCCTGCTCGGAAACTGGCCGCCTTGAGGACTTCCTGGAGAGCACCACTGGGACGCCTCTTCTCGGTGCGGAGCCAGATGGTCCATTGACATTGATTGATGACCTCCACAACCAAATGCTGAGCACTTCCAGTATTCTGGACCATCCCCCATCTCCAATGGACACCAGTGACCTGAGCTTCTCACCCCATCCAACTAGCCTAGACTTTGAAGACCCCACCCTTGATGGCATGGATTGGTTGGACATACCTGTGGGAGGATTGAGCAATAATTGTAATGGTGGGGGTATGGTTCTAGCCCCTCTGAGTTCACACACCCCACCCAGTGTATTCTCTGCAGACTTTTTGGACAGTTCAGATCTTCAGCTCCATTGGGACTCCTGTTTGTAG
- the LOC127423666 gene encoding myocardin-related transcription factor A-like isoform X1 — MVSAVGNGSVPSPQSEAVTSEMQELSLQSLPSLLPLKERKNVLQLKLQQRRTREELVSQGIMPPLKSPAAFHEQRRSLERARTEDYLKRKIRSRPERSELVRMHILEETSAEPSLQAKQMKLKRARLADDLNDKISHRPGPIELIHKNILPVHTLIVTESPKGESSSLDEDSSDALSPDPQGSQDSPLGLAPQHSPSDLLNMNGQASPTQFLSQAPPPLLRASDSSPPQNLANETTMANSSRPPTGQTKQQSKSSTDRTSQRLKKPKDNKPKVKKLKYHQYIPPDQKNDREPPPQLDSSYAKILHQQQLFLQLQIINQQQQHYNYHTILPAPPKLPTEKQQPSTNSGPSPSQTTSTCSTASSNKNGPTRQSQPTVGGAKPNTLPANLEEFKVAELKHELKLRGLTVSGTKNDLIERLKNYQEQNCGSSASGAGAVKTVSAQSSGAVPHQRKDVTVKMSAFPMAASTRVHTTTPPQIMRFSSTSSSPPVSPTPSDRSVAGLSPDETSCNGDVYGEMVSSPLTQLTLHPSPDHPSSIKEEPLGQMQASCSFSRPGPLSAAQPQVPGLVTTAGSAVPPLNKDQMLQEKDKQIEELTRMLRQKQRLVETLRSQLEQGKHGAATDGMDNTTTSDIPSLPNGVEVRVKEEIKEEMDTSEYLQKQVQPLKKMQTPCSQQTLLRLQQIHRVQLQQQQQQLQHQQMLVDLPNIQQQKTQLLQQQNQQMQVDPTKLQQEQGKIQVLQKQQQKTQLLQQQQKTQLLQQQQKAQLLQQQQLQKNQLQQQQKTQLLQQEQLQKNQLQQQQKTQLLQQKTQLLLQQQQQQKLQQLIIQQSQQKQLQTNQKKQQKSQNQPQQQSQTQQISQVFVNQQSGTQITTSFPLDLLKAHATPTLVTDSNGNRYLIAITSNGVDSLSGKSPQNKSNGRITLQRLQSTPTKLPSQSSTEIAGSANQSQAVREPITKVQKSGLHLNTTTVQESSPPVSAPPSFEPFFCEESNPLSKPSSPPSFKEVVCPTFDRHTLFTPSSPKLNPHPPQHFKENLSNNQQIDDLFEILIKSGEISSGFKANQDPSLSDLHSSPPTSSPHSSLLHLSPPIHHIDPSPSQKLPDTQDSPCSETGRLEDFLESTTGTPLLGAEPDGPLTLIDDLHNQMLSTSSILDHPPSPMDTSDLSFSPHPTSLDFEDPTLDGMDWLDIPVGGLSNNCNGGGMVLAPLSSHTPPSVFSADFLDSSDLQLHWDSCL; from the exons AGAAGGACACGAGAGGAGCTGGTCAGCCAAGGAATCATGCCCC CGCTAAAGAGTCCGGCTGCCTTTCACGAACAAAGGAGAAGTCTGGAGAGAGCGCGC ACGGAGGATTACCTGAAAAGGAAGATCAGGAGTCGGCCAGAGAGGTCTGAATTGGTGAGGATGCACATTTTAGAAG AGACTTCAGCCGAGCCCTCACTGCAGGCCAAGCAGATGAAGCTGAAGAGAGCTCGATTGGCTGATGACCTCAATGATAAGATCTCCCACCGTCCTGGACCCATCGAGCTTATCCACAAGAACATTCTGCCTGTGCACACGCTCATTG TTACAGAGTCTCCGAAGGGTGAGAGCTCCTCATTGGATGAGGACAGTAGTGATGCCCTGTCACCAGATCCACAGGGTAGTCAGGACTCTCCTTTGGGTCTTGCCCCGCAACACTCCCCTTCTGATTTGCTGAATATGAATGGACAAGCCTCGCCCACTCAG TTCCTCAGTCAGGCCCCACCTCCTCTGCTCCGTGCATCTGACAGCTCTCCGCCACAGAATCTAGCCAATGAAACCACTATGGCGAACTCTTCCCGTCCACCTACGGGACAGACAAAG CAGCAGTCCAAATCCAGCACAGATCGGACTTCTCAGCGACTCAAGAAACCCAAAGATAACAAGCCCAAAGTGAAGAAACTTAAATATCACCAGTACATCCCCCCTGACCAGAAGAACGACCGTGAGCCCCCTCCCCAGCTGGACTCCTCGTACGCCAAGATCCTCCATCAGCAGCAGCTTTTCCTTCAGCTTCAGATCATCAACCAGCAACAGCAGCACTACAACTACCACACTATCCTACCTGCTCCTCCCAA ACTTCCTACTGAAAAGCAGCAACCATCCACCAATTCTGGCCCCTCCCCATCCCAGACAACTTCCACCTGCTCTACAGCTTCCTCCAATAAGAATGGGCCTACTCGTCAGAGCCAGCCTACAGTGGGAGGAGCTAAGCCCAACACTTTGCCTGCAAACCTGGAGGAATTCAAA GTTGCTGAGCTTAAACATGAGCTCAAACTGAGGGGTCTGACAGTATCAGGCACTAAGAACGATCTCATCGAACGACTGAAAAACTACCAGGAACAAAACTGTGGTTCCTCAGCATCAGGAGCTGGAGCTGTGAAAACTGTGTCTGCTCAGTCATCTGGTGCTGTCCCACATCAAAGGAAAGACGTGACTGTTAAAATGTCCGCCTTTCCCATGGCAGCTTCCACCAGGGTCCACACCACAACTCCACCTCAAATCATGCGGTTTAGCAGTACTAGCTCCTCTCCTCCTGTATCTCCTACCCCCTCTGACCGTTCTGTGGCTGGATTGAGTCCAGATGAGACCAGCTGCAATGGGGATGTGTATGGAGAAATG GTTAGCTCACCTCTGACCCAGCTTACCCTGCACCCCTCTCCAGATCATCCCTCCTCAATTAAAGAGGAGCCTCTTGGGCAGATGCAGGCCTCTTGTAGCTTTTCTCGCCCAGGTCCACTGTCAGCTGCGCAGCCTCAAGTTCCAGGTCTGGTGACAACAGCAGGATCAGCAGTGCCTCCTCTGAACAAAGACCAAATGCTTCAGGAGAAAGACAAGCAGATAGAGGAGCTGACACGTATGCTCAGGCAGAAGCAGAGGCTGGTGGAGACTCTGCGCTCTCAGCTGGAGCAGGGTAAGCATGGAGCAGCCACAGATGGCATGGACAACACCACAACCTCTGATATACCATCCCTCCCCAATGGAGTGGAGGTGAGGGTAAAGGAAGAGATCAAGGAGGAAATGGATACATCAGAGTACTTGCAGAAGCAGGTCCAGCCTCTGAAAAAGATGCAGACACCGTGTTCACAGCAGACACTGCTCAGGCTGCAGCAGATTCACCGGGTACAgctgcagcagcaacagcaacaACTGCAGCATCAGCAAATGCTGGTGGACCTACCAAACATACAGCAACAGAAGACACAGTTACTGCAACAGCAAAATCAGCAAATGCAAGTGGACCCAACAAAACTCCAGCAAGAGCAAGGGAAGATACAGGTATTGCAAAAACAGCAGCAGAAGACACAGTTACTACAACAGCAGCAGAAAACACAGCTACTGCAACAGCAGCAGAAGGCACAGTTACTACAACAACAGCAGCTGCAGAAGAATCAGTTACAGCAGCAGCAGAAGACACAATTACTACAACAAGAGCAGCTGCAGAAGAATCAGTTACAGCAGCAGCAGAAGACACAGTTACTGCAACAGAAGACACAGTTGCTGCTgcaacagcagcaacaacaaaaGCTGCAGCAGCTCATCATCCAGCAGAGTCAGCAAAAGCAACTACAAACCAATCAGAAGAAGCAGCAGAAATCACAAAATCAGCCACAGCAGCAGTCACAGACACAGCAG ATTTCACAAGTGTTCGTCAACCAACAGTCTGGTACTCAAATTACCACATCTTTTCCACTGGATCTCCTGAAGGCTCACGCCACACCCACACTGGTCACCGATAGCAACGGCAACCGTTATCTGATTGCAATAACCAGTAACGGTGTGGATAGCCTGTCAGGAAAGTCTCCTCAGAACAAATCCAATGGACGCATTACTCTTCAG AGATTACAATCTACCCCTACCAAGCTCCCTAGCCAATCATCTACTGAAATCGCTGGTTCTGCCAACCAATCACAAGCTGTCAGAGAGCCCATCACCAAA GTGCAGAAATCAGGGCTCCACTTGAACACCACAACAGTTCAAGAGTCTAGCCCGCCAGTATCTGCCCCACCCAGCTTTGAGCCCTTCTTCTGTGAGGAATCTAACCCACTGAGCAAACCCTCCTCACCCCCTTCATTTAAG GAGGTGGTTTGCCCAACCTTTGATCGGCACACATTGTTCACCCCTTCCTCCCCAAAGCTGAACCCTCACCCCCCTCAACATTtcaaa GAAAATCTCTCTAACAACCAGCAAATAGATGACCTGTTTGAAATCCTAATCAAGAgtggag AAATTTCATCAGGATTCAAAGCTAATCAGGACCCCTCCCTGTCAGACCTCCATTCCAGCCCTCCCACCTCCTCCCCACATTCTTCTCTGCTGCACCTCTCACCACCCATACATCACATTGACCCTTCCCCTTCCCAGAAGCTCCCAGACACACAGGACAGTCCCTGCTCGGAAACTGGCCGCCTTGAGGACTTCCTGGAGAGCACCACTGGGACGCCTCTTCTCGGTGCGGAGCCAGATGGTCCATTGACATTGATTGATGACCTCCACAACCAAATGCTGAGCACTTCCAGTATTCTGGACCATCCCCCATCTCCAATGGACACCAGTGACCTGAGCTTCTCACCCCATCCAACTAGCCTAGACTTTGAAGACCCCACCCTTGATGGCATGGATTGGTTGGACATACCTGTGGGAGGATTGAGCAATAATTGTAATGGTGGGGGTATGGTTCTAGCCCCTCTGAGTTCACACACCCCACCCAGTGTATTCTCTGCAGACTTTTTGGACAGTTCAGATCTTCAGCTCCATTGGGACTCCTGTTTGTAG
- the LOC127423666 gene encoding myocardin-related transcription factor A-like isoform X3, with protein MVSAVGNGSVPSPQSEAVTSEMQELSLQSLPSLLPLKERKNVLQLKLQQRRTREELVSQGIMPPLKSPAAFHEQRRSLERARTEDYLKRKIRSRPERSELVRMHILEETSAEPSLQAKQMKLKRARLADDLNDKISHRPGPIELIHKNILPVHTLIVTESPKGESSSLDEDSSDALSPDPQGSQDSPLGLAPQHSPSDLLNMNGQASPTQFLSQAPPPLLRASDSSPPQNLANETTMANSSRPPTGQTKQQSKSSTDRTSQRLKKPKDNKPKVKKLKYHQYIPPDQKNDREPPPQLDSSYAKILHQQQLFLQLQIINQQQQHYNYHTILPAPPKLPTEKQQPSTNSGPSPSQTTSTCSTASSNKNGPTRQSQPTVGGAKPNTLPANLEEFKVAELKHELKLRGLTVSGTKNDLIERLKNYQEQNCGSSASGAGAVKTVSAQSSGAVPHQRKDVTVKMSAFPMAASTRVHTTTPPQIMRFSSTSSSPPVSPTPSDRSVAGLSPDETSCNGDVYGEMVSSPLTQLTLHPSPDHPSSIKEEPLGQMQASCSFSRPGPLSAAQPQVPGLVTTAGSAVPPLNKDQMLQEKDKQIEELTRMLRQKQRLVETLRSQLEQGKHGAATDGMDNTTTSDIPSLPNGVEVRVKEEIKEEMDTSEYLQKQVQPLKKMQTPCSQQTLLRLQQIHRVQLQQQQQQLQHQQMLVDLPNIQQQKTQLLQQQNQQMQVDPTKLQQEQGKIQVLQKQQQKTQLLQQQQKTQLLQQQQKAQLLQQQQLQKNQLQQQQKTQLLQQEQLQKNQLQQQQKTQLLQQKTQLLLQQQQQQKLQQLIIQQSQQKQLQTNQKKQQKSQNQPQQQSQTQQISQVFVNQQSGTQITTSFPLDLLKAHATPTLVTDSNGNRYLIAITSNGVDSLSGKSPQNKSNGRITLQRLQSTPTKLPSQSSTEIAGSANQSQAVREPITKVQKSGLHLNTTTVQESSPPVSAPPSFEPFFCEESNPLSKPSSPPSFKENLSNNQQIDDLFEILIKSGEISSGFKANQDPSLSDLHSSPPTSSPHSSLLHLSPPIHHIDPSPSQKLPDTQDSPCSETGRLEDFLESTTGTPLLGAEPDGPLTLIDDLHNQMLSTSSILDHPPSPMDTSDLSFSPHPTSLDFEDPTLDGMDWLDIPVGGLSNNCNGGGMVLAPLSSHTPPSVFSADFLDSSDLQLHWDSCL; from the exons AGAAGGACACGAGAGGAGCTGGTCAGCCAAGGAATCATGCCCC CGCTAAAGAGTCCGGCTGCCTTTCACGAACAAAGGAGAAGTCTGGAGAGAGCGCGC ACGGAGGATTACCTGAAAAGGAAGATCAGGAGTCGGCCAGAGAGGTCTGAATTGGTGAGGATGCACATTTTAGAAG AGACTTCAGCCGAGCCCTCACTGCAGGCCAAGCAGATGAAGCTGAAGAGAGCTCGATTGGCTGATGACCTCAATGATAAGATCTCCCACCGTCCTGGACCCATCGAGCTTATCCACAAGAACATTCTGCCTGTGCACACGCTCATTG TTACAGAGTCTCCGAAGGGTGAGAGCTCCTCATTGGATGAGGACAGTAGTGATGCCCTGTCACCAGATCCACAGGGTAGTCAGGACTCTCCTTTGGGTCTTGCCCCGCAACACTCCCCTTCTGATTTGCTGAATATGAATGGACAAGCCTCGCCCACTCAG TTCCTCAGTCAGGCCCCACCTCCTCTGCTCCGTGCATCTGACAGCTCTCCGCCACAGAATCTAGCCAATGAAACCACTATGGCGAACTCTTCCCGTCCACCTACGGGACAGACAAAG CAGCAGTCCAAATCCAGCACAGATCGGACTTCTCAGCGACTCAAGAAACCCAAAGATAACAAGCCCAAAGTGAAGAAACTTAAATATCACCAGTACATCCCCCCTGACCAGAAGAACGACCGTGAGCCCCCTCCCCAGCTGGACTCCTCGTACGCCAAGATCCTCCATCAGCAGCAGCTTTTCCTTCAGCTTCAGATCATCAACCAGCAACAGCAGCACTACAACTACCACACTATCCTACCTGCTCCTCCCAA ACTTCCTACTGAAAAGCAGCAACCATCCACCAATTCTGGCCCCTCCCCATCCCAGACAACTTCCACCTGCTCTACAGCTTCCTCCAATAAGAATGGGCCTACTCGTCAGAGCCAGCCTACAGTGGGAGGAGCTAAGCCCAACACTTTGCCTGCAAACCTGGAGGAATTCAAA GTTGCTGAGCTTAAACATGAGCTCAAACTGAGGGGTCTGACAGTATCAGGCACTAAGAACGATCTCATCGAACGACTGAAAAACTACCAGGAACAAAACTGTGGTTCCTCAGCATCAGGAGCTGGAGCTGTGAAAACTGTGTCTGCTCAGTCATCTGGTGCTGTCCCACATCAAAGGAAAGACGTGACTGTTAAAATGTCCGCCTTTCCCATGGCAGCTTCCACCAGGGTCCACACCACAACTCCACCTCAAATCATGCGGTTTAGCAGTACTAGCTCCTCTCCTCCTGTATCTCCTACCCCCTCTGACCGTTCTGTGGCTGGATTGAGTCCAGATGAGACCAGCTGCAATGGGGATGTGTATGGAGAAATG GTTAGCTCACCTCTGACCCAGCTTACCCTGCACCCCTCTCCAGATCATCCCTCCTCAATTAAAGAGGAGCCTCTTGGGCAGATGCAGGCCTCTTGTAGCTTTTCTCGCCCAGGTCCACTGTCAGCTGCGCAGCCTCAAGTTCCAGGTCTGGTGACAACAGCAGGATCAGCAGTGCCTCCTCTGAACAAAGACCAAATGCTTCAGGAGAAAGACAAGCAGATAGAGGAGCTGACACGTATGCTCAGGCAGAAGCAGAGGCTGGTGGAGACTCTGCGCTCTCAGCTGGAGCAGGGTAAGCATGGAGCAGCCACAGATGGCATGGACAACACCACAACCTCTGATATACCATCCCTCCCCAATGGAGTGGAGGTGAGGGTAAAGGAAGAGATCAAGGAGGAAATGGATACATCAGAGTACTTGCAGAAGCAGGTCCAGCCTCTGAAAAAGATGCAGACACCGTGTTCACAGCAGACACTGCTCAGGCTGCAGCAGATTCACCGGGTACAgctgcagcagcaacagcaacaACTGCAGCATCAGCAAATGCTGGTGGACCTACCAAACATACAGCAACAGAAGACACAGTTACTGCAACAGCAAAATCAGCAAATGCAAGTGGACCCAACAAAACTCCAGCAAGAGCAAGGGAAGATACAGGTATTGCAAAAACAGCAGCAGAAGACACAGTTACTACAACAGCAGCAGAAAACACAGCTACTGCAACAGCAGCAGAAGGCACAGTTACTACAACAACAGCAGCTGCAGAAGAATCAGTTACAGCAGCAGCAGAAGACACAATTACTACAACAAGAGCAGCTGCAGAAGAATCAGTTACAGCAGCAGCAGAAGACACAGTTACTGCAACAGAAGACACAGTTGCTGCTgcaacagcagcaacaacaaaaGCTGCAGCAGCTCATCATCCAGCAGAGTCAGCAAAAGCAACTACAAACCAATCAGAAGAAGCAGCAGAAATCACAAAATCAGCCACAGCAGCAGTCACAGACACAGCAG ATTTCACAAGTGTTCGTCAACCAACAGTCTGGTACTCAAATTACCACATCTTTTCCACTGGATCTCCTGAAGGCTCACGCCACACCCACACTGGTCACCGATAGCAACGGCAACCGTTATCTGATTGCAATAACCAGTAACGGTGTGGATAGCCTGTCAGGAAAGTCTCCTCAGAACAAATCCAATGGACGCATTACTCTTCAG AGATTACAATCTACCCCTACCAAGCTCCCTAGCCAATCATCTACTGAAATCGCTGGTTCTGCCAACCAATCACAAGCTGTCAGAGAGCCCATCACCAAA GTGCAGAAATCAGGGCTCCACTTGAACACCACAACAGTTCAAGAGTCTAGCCCGCCAGTATCTGCCCCACCCAGCTTTGAGCCCTTCTTCTGTGAGGAATCTAACCCACTGAGCAAACCCTCCTCACCCCCTTCATTTAAG GAAAATCTCTCTAACAACCAGCAAATAGATGACCTGTTTGAAATCCTAATCAAGAgtggag AAATTTCATCAGGATTCAAAGCTAATCAGGACCCCTCCCTGTCAGACCTCCATTCCAGCCCTCCCACCTCCTCCCCACATTCTTCTCTGCTGCACCTCTCACCACCCATACATCACATTGACCCTTCCCCTTCCCAGAAGCTCCCAGACACACAGGACAGTCCCTGCTCGGAAACTGGCCGCCTTGAGGACTTCCTGGAGAGCACCACTGGGACGCCTCTTCTCGGTGCGGAGCCAGATGGTCCATTGACATTGATTGATGACCTCCACAACCAAATGCTGAGCACTTCCAGTATTCTGGACCATCCCCCATCTCCAATGGACACCAGTGACCTGAGCTTCTCACCCCATCCAACTAGCCTAGACTTTGAAGACCCCACCCTTGATGGCATGGATTGGTTGGACATACCTGTGGGAGGATTGAGCAATAATTGTAATGGTGGGGGTATGGTTCTAGCCCCTCTGAGTTCACACACCCCACCCAGTGTATTCTCTGCAGACTTTTTGGACAGTTCAGATCTTCAGCTCCATTGGGACTCCTGTTTGTAG